The following coding sequences are from one Macadamia integrifolia cultivar HAES 741 unplaced genomic scaffold, SCU_Mint_v3 scaffold3515, whole genome shotgun sequence window:
- the LOC122068182 gene encoding antimicrobial peptide 1, which yields MASTKLFFSVITVMMLIAMASEMVNGSAFTVWSGPGCNNRAERYSKCGCSAIHQKGGYDFSYTGQTAALYNQAGCSGVAHTRFGSSARACNPFGWKSIFIQC from the coding sequence ATGGCTTCCaccaagttgttcttctcagtcATTACTGTGATGATGCTCATAGCAATGGCAAGTGAGATGGTGAATGGGAGTGCATTTACAGTATGGAGTGGTCCAGGTTGTAACAACCGTGCTGAGCGATATAGCAAGTGTGGATGCTCAGCTATACATCAGAAGGGAGGCTATGACTTCAGCTACACTGGACAAACTGCTGCTCTCTACAACCAGGCTGGATGCAGTGGTGTTGCACACACCAGGTTTGGGTCCAGTGCCAGGGCATGCAACCCTTTTGGTTGGAAGAGTATCTTCATCCAATGCTAG